In Mycoplasmopsis cynos, the following are encoded in one genomic region:
- a CDS encoding transposase, with translation MIYSDKRRTFWGNENNQTAFEKILNEKGIEIKCSSNPAHKPRIERSFRTALDKYPVYIDKNNLKNLNDLRLNSNGFRDYYNTRNNKLISKHNVFNQEGKKNGNWAIDLVINRKSFKWCCKI, from the coding sequence ATGATTTATTCAGATAAAAGAAGAACATTTTGGGGTAATGAAAACAATCAAACAGCGTTTGAAAAAATTCTAAATGAAAAAGGTATAGAAATAAAATGTTCATCTAATCCTGCTCATAAACCTCGTATAGAAAGATCATTTAGAACTGCATTAGACAAATATCCAGTTTATATTGATAAAAATAATTTAAAGAATTTAAATGACTTAAGACTAAACTCTAATGGCTTTAGAGATTATTACAATACAAGAAATAATAAATTAATTTCAAAACATAATGTTTTTAACCAAGAGGGTAAGAAAAATGGCAATTGAGCCATTGATCTTGTTATTAATAGAAAAAGTTTTAAATGGTGTTGTAAGATATAA